A window of Rhododendron vialii isolate Sample 1 chromosome 11a, ASM3025357v1 contains these coding sequences:
- the LOC131307816 gene encoding uncharacterized protein LOC131307816, whose protein sequence is MSEEKKQTSASGKDELSRVGTLDNSPLDICPIKLDGTNYLLWSRTFTLAIEAKGMSEFIEGPVTEPTTDVELKTFKSRRSLAMTWLFNSMKADIRSPFLLLNTPYQIWTIATQTYSQQGNDAQCFELRKRLRTMDQHNRSVAVYFADLSGAWQEFDYYQGFQAVCSVDAGAWLKRIEKERVYDFLAGLDVEYDPIRVQVLGRVPFPSLGEAYAIVQQEESRRGAMLQAPTSDRSALVAIPQGQFGSGSGKSPSGTTSGIIDRMSLQCDYCHNTGHTKDFCWKLHGRPSRGRGSGRGGRGRGPGRSQAQAHVSEFATLFDSGFNTGVQSPSDSVGGFSQREMQALRRLMAQADSSSTIAPTSTAAPTASYFAHSGTGNGEGDWQW, encoded by the exons atgtcagaagagaaaaaacagacttccgctagtggcaaggatgagttgagtcgtgtagggactctggataactctccactagatatttgtcccatcaaactggatggcacaaattatttactttggtctcgtacttttacattagccattgaagctaaagggatgtctgagttcattgaaggccctgttactgagcctactactgatgttgaactcaagacgtttaagtctcgtcgatctttagccatgacttggttgtttaattctatgaaggctgatattcgtagtcctttcttgcttcttaacactccatatcagatttggactattgccacacagacttattctcagcagggcaatgatgctcagtgttttgagttgcgaaagcgacttcgtactatggatcaacacaatcgatctgTTGCTGTTTACTTTGCTGATCTTAGTGGGGCctggcaagaatttgattattatcaggggtttcaAGCAGTCTGTTCCGTTGATGCTGgtgcttggttaaaaagaatagagaaagagcgtgtgtatgactttcttgctggtcttgatgtggagtatgatccaattagagtgcaggtgttgggtcgtgttccgtttccatctttgggcgaggcctatgccattgttcaacaggaggagagcagaaggggtgctatgttacaagctcctacttctgatcgttctgcattGGTTGCTATTCCGCAGGGACAGTTTGGGTCTGGCAGTGGAAAGTCTCCGTCTGGTACTACCAGTGGGATCATAGACCGTatgtcactccagtgtgattattgccacaacactggacataccaaggatttctgttggaagttacatggtcgtccttctcgtgggcgaggcagtggacgtggaggtcgaggtcgtggtcccgGGCGTTCTCAGGCTCAGGCACATGTTTCAGAGTTTGCTACCTTGTTTGATTCTGGGTTCAATACAGGAGTTCAGTCACCTTCTGATTCTGTTGGCGGTTTCTCTCAGagggagatgcaagctctcaggcgtcttatggctcaggctgattcttcctctactatagctcctacttccacagcagctcctactgcatcctattttgctcattcag GAACTGGAaacggggaaggtgattggcagtggtaa